One window of the Epinephelus moara isolate mb chromosome 24, YSFRI_EMoa_1.0, whole genome shotgun sequence genome contains the following:
- the nudt3b gene encoding diphosphoinositol polyphosphate phosphohydrolase 1, producing MMKLKSNQTRTYDGDGYKKRAACLCFRSESEEEVLLVSSSRHPDKWIVPGGGMEPEEEPNVAAAREVCEEAGVKGTLGRLVGVFENQERKHRTYVYVLIVTELLEDWEDSVNIGRKREWFKIDDAIQVLQCHKPVQATYFEALQESCLTSNGTPLVATIGGDLSPTYSINQSSVSGIR from the exons ATGATGAAGCTCAAGTCGAACCAAACCCGGACGTACGACGGGGACGGCTACAAGAAGCGGGCCGCCTGCCTGTGCTTCAGGAGCGAGAGCGAGGAGGAG GTTCTGCTGGTGAGCAGTAGTCGACATCCTGACAAGTGGATAGTTCCTGGAGGGGGCATGGAGCCAGAGGAGGAGCCCAATGTTGCTGCAGCTCGAGAAGTGTGTGAAGAG GCCGGTGTGAAGGGGACTTTAGGTCGCTTAGTCGGAGTATTTGAG AACCAGGAGAGGAAACACAGAACCTACGTCTACGTTCTTATTGTAACAGAGTTGCTGGAGGACTGGGAGGACTCGGTCAACATTG GGagaaaaagggaatggtttaaAATAGACGATGCCATACAAGTGTTGCAGTGTCACAAGCCTGTGCAGGCCACCTACTTCGAGGCTCTCCAGGAGAGTTGCCTGACCAGTAATGGAACACCTTTGGTGGCCACGATAGGCGGGGACCTCTCCCCTACCTACAGCATCAATCAGAGCTCCGTCTCGGGTATCAGATAA